A genome region from Pseudomonas sp. S06B 330 includes the following:
- a CDS encoding DUF1329 domain-containing protein, with product MKPLRFLLTACTLSLVASSVMAAVSEQEAAKLGTSLTPVGAEKAGNADGSIPAWTGGLKTDAAPVSNGFMGNPYAGEKPLFVITAANAEQYKDKLTPGQLAMFKRYPETYRMPVYKTQRSATMPQAAYDAAKKSAVTTEAVNDGYSLKNFEQSHYFAFPIPKNGLEVVWNHLTRYRGHNYINVQVQATPQVNGDFTPVHIEIASGFPWIMADAKPKDINNILFFAKQTVTSPARMAGNVTLIHETLDQVAEPRMAWAYNAGQRRVRRAPQVAYDGPGTAADGLRVADNADMYNGAPDRYDWKLVGKKEIYIPYNSYVLQSPTLKYKDIIQPGHINQDLTRYELHRVWEVVGTLKPGSRHIYAKRTMFFDEDTWTAVEIDHYDGRGQLWRVSEGHTYTDYVQKLTAFAGIGTYDLMAGRYVVANLGNENKQGINYAYQPSVNDFTPAALRNAGIR from the coding sequence ATGAAACCTTTACGTTTTCTACTCACCGCCTGCACCCTGTCCCTCGTTGCCAGCAGTGTCATGGCTGCGGTTTCTGAACAGGAAGCCGCCAAGCTGGGCACCAGTCTCACGCCCGTGGGCGCAGAAAAGGCAGGCAACGCCGATGGCAGCATCCCGGCCTGGACCGGTGGCCTGAAAACCGACGCAGCACCGGTTAGCAATGGCTTCATGGGTAACCCTTATGCCGGTGAAAAACCTCTGTTTGTGATTACCGCAGCCAACGCCGAGCAGTACAAGGACAAACTGACCCCAGGTCAGTTGGCAATGTTCAAGCGTTACCCTGAAACCTACCGCATGCCGGTGTACAAGACTCAACGCAGCGCGACCATGCCGCAAGCGGCCTATGACGCGGCGAAAAAAAGCGCGGTGACTACCGAAGCGGTCAACGACGGCTACTCGCTGAAGAACTTTGAGCAGTCGCATTACTTTGCCTTCCCGATCCCGAAAAACGGTCTGGAAGTGGTGTGGAATCACCTGACGCGCTATCGCGGGCACAACTACATCAACGTCCAGGTTCAGGCGACCCCGCAGGTCAACGGCGACTTCACGCCGGTGCACATCGAAATCGCCAGCGGCTTTCCGTGGATCATGGCAGACGCCAAACCCAAGGACATCAACAACATCTTGTTCTTCGCCAAGCAGACGGTTACTTCACCGGCGCGCATGGCCGGTAACGTGACGTTGATCCACGAAACCCTTGACCAAGTGGCCGAGCCGCGCATGGCCTGGGCTTACAACGCCGGTCAACGGCGTGTGCGCCGCGCCCCGCAGGTGGCCTATGACGGCCCAGGCACCGCCGCTGATGGCTTGCGCGTAGCGGACAACGCCGACATGTACAACGGCGCACCGGACCGTTACGACTGGAAGCTGGTGGGCAAGAAGGAAATCTACATCCCCTACAACAGCTATGTGCTGCAATCGCCAACGCTCAAGTACAAGGACATCATCCAGCCCGGTCATATCAACCAGGACCTGACCCGTTATGAGCTGCACCGGGTATGGGAAGTGGTTGGCACGCTCAAGCCCGGCTCACGGCATATCTACGCCAAACGCACCATGTTCTTCGATGAAGACACCTGGACCGCTGTGGAGATCGACCACTACGACGGTCGTGGCCAGCTGTGGCGGGTCAGTGAAGGGCACACCTACACCGACTACGTGCAAAAGCTGACGGCGTTCGCTGGCATCGGCACCTATGACCTGATGGCCGGTCGTTATGTGGTGGCGAACCTGGGCAACGAGAACAAGCAAGGCATCAACTACGCCTATCAGCCGAGCGTCAACGACTTTACTCCGGCAGCGCTGCGCAACGCCGGTATCCGCTGA